The Blautia hydrogenotrophica DSM 10507 genome window below encodes:
- a CDS encoding HlyD family efflux transporter periplasmic adaptor subunit: MPKPKKSLPKVKISLKDLKKLFTLNIGTVMFGILFLYLLILGIRYMTSSHFESYQVTSGPLASNEMYTGLAIREEEVVKADADGYVTYYAREGNKINANGVVFGLSSDQALNGSETLDQEDLSKIRSQMSNFSYGFDPANFNSTYSFKYELAGEILNYAGVNDQSTADSDDGTAAVVNTAGQILSKTTTDGIVLYSMDGYEKKTLEKLKAEDFDQNSYEKEDLKTSQKVKTGDPVYTLVTDERWSLLIPLSDKQAAQLTDTDTIRVKFKKDGMTQMGSFSIEKIDGEKYGKIDFNKGLIRYASDRFLDIELVTNTQTGLKVPLSAITTKDFYIVPKDFAQVDESGAYQGFDLVTTSKDGESSTKFVSPTIYASTDDYYYFEMGDENGDNNSENVLREGDAILKPDSSDRYVVGDTGALEGVYCINQGYAVFRRIELIDQNEEYAIVRKDTTYGLSRYDHIAEKADSVKESDIVY, from the coding sequence TTGCCAAAACCAAAGAAATCTTTACCGAAAGTAAAAATATCACTCAAAGATCTGAAGAAGCTGTTTACACTGAACATCGGTACAGTAATGTTTGGCATTTTGTTTTTGTATTTGCTGATCCTTGGAATACGATACATGACCAGCTCGCATTTTGAGTCTTATCAAGTTACCTCGGGTCCTCTTGCCAGTAATGAGATGTACACAGGATTGGCAATACGGGAGGAAGAGGTGGTGAAAGCCGATGCGGATGGGTATGTCACTTATTACGCCCGGGAGGGAAATAAAATCAATGCCAATGGGGTGGTTTTCGGTTTGAGCTCTGATCAGGCCCTGAATGGTTCAGAAACTTTAGATCAGGAAGATTTGTCTAAAATACGCAGTCAGATGAGCAACTTTTCCTATGGATTTGACCCTGCGAATTTTAACTCTACTTATAGCTTCAAATATGAGCTGGCCGGTGAAATTTTAAATTATGCAGGAGTAAATGACCAGAGTACCGCAGATTCCGATGACGGTACGGCCGCCGTTGTAAATACGGCTGGGCAGATTTTGTCCAAAACCACAACCGATGGAATTGTGCTATACTCTATGGATGGCTACGAGAAAAAAACATTGGAAAAATTGAAAGCAGAAGATTTTGATCAGAATTCATATGAAAAGGAAGACTTAAAAACTTCCCAAAAAGTGAAGACTGGTGATCCTGTCTACACTTTGGTTACAGACGAACGCTGGAGTTTGTTGATTCCTCTCAGCGATAAACAGGCGGCCCAGCTGACGGATACCGACACTATCCGTGTAAAGTTCAAAAAAGATGGTATGACACAGATGGGGAGTTTTTCCATTGAAAAAATTGATGGGGAGAAATATGGAAAGATAGATTTCAACAAAGGATTAATCCGTTATGCGTCAGACCGTTTTTTGGATATTGAGCTGGTTACAAATACGCAGACGGGGTTGAAGGTTCCGCTTTCTGCCATTACGACGAAGGACTTCTATATTGTACCCAAGGATTTTGCGCAGGTGGATGAGAGCGGAGCTTATCAAGGATTTGATCTTGTTACAACCAGTAAAGACGGGGAGAGTTCCACAAAGTTTGTGAGTCCGACAATCTACGCTTCCACAGACGATTACTATTATTTTGAGATGGGAGATGAGAACGGTGACAACAATTCAGAGAATGTTCTCAGAGAAGGAGATGCAATCCTAAAACCAGATAGTTCCGATCGTTATGTGGTGGGAGATACGGGCGCATTAGAAGGAGTCTACTGTATCAATCAAGGATACGCCGTTTTCCGTCGAATTGAGCTAATTGACCAAAATGAAGAGTACGCGATTGTCCGCAAAGACACTACTTATGGGCTTTCCAGATATGACCATATCGCGGAGAAAGCGGACAGTGTCAAAGAATCAGATATTGTCTATTAA
- a CDS encoding RluA family pseudouridine synthase translates to MSDSENVWLKAEEQDENQRIDKYLARVMPEISRSYFQKLLKDGGVFIDGKVAKASDRLQCGDEIYFQMPKSREPDIEPEDLSLDILYEDPYLLVINKPKGMVVHPCPGHYSGTLVNGVLFHCKGQLSGINGVLRPGIVHRIDKDTTGALVVCKDDQTHRNLAVQLAEHTITRRYRAIVTGNLSADEGTVEGPIGRHPVDRKKMSINFKNGKDAVTHYRVLERFGKATYIECRLETGRTHQIRVHLSSIGHPLLGDTVYGSSKNPYELQGQTLHAMVLGFTHPYYEKYVEFEAPLPEYFQKMLEKLRK, encoded by the coding sequence ATGAGTGACTCAGAGAATGTATGGCTGAAAGCCGAAGAGCAGGATGAGAATCAAAGAATCGACAAATATTTAGCACGGGTGATGCCGGAGATCTCTCGTTCCTATTTTCAGAAACTTTTGAAAGACGGGGGAGTATTTATCGATGGGAAGGTCGCGAAGGCGAGCGACCGCCTGCAATGCGGGGATGAGATTTACTTTCAGATGCCCAAAAGCAGGGAGCCGGATATAGAGCCGGAAGATCTTTCGCTGGATATTCTCTATGAAGACCCCTATCTGCTGGTCATCAACAAACCCAAGGGGATGGTCGTACATCCCTGTCCAGGACATTACAGTGGGACGCTGGTGAACGGCGTCCTGTTTCACTGTAAAGGACAACTGTCAGGAATTAATGGGGTGCTTCGTCCCGGCATTGTTCATCGAATTGACAAGGATACCACCGGAGCTCTGGTAGTCTGTAAAGACGATCAAACGCACCGAAATCTTGCGGTTCAGCTTGCTGAGCACACAATTACCCGCAGGTATCGGGCAATTGTAACCGGCAATCTGTCCGCTGACGAGGGAACTGTGGAAGGCCCCATCGGGCGGCATCCTGTGGACCGAAAAAAGATGTCGATCAACTTTAAGAATGGAAAAGATGCAGTGACCCATTACAGAGTGCTGGAACGTTTTGGGAAGGCTACTTATATAGAGTGTCGGCTAGAGACCGGGCGAACGCATCAGATACGGGTGCATCTGAGCAGTATTGGACATCCTCTGCTAGGAGACACTGTTTATGGTTCTTCTAAGAACCCTTATGAACTTCAGGGACAGACTCTGCACGCCATGGTTTTAGGATTTACACATCCATATTATGAAAAATATGTCGAATTTGAGGCACCTTTGCCAGAGTATTTTCAAAAAATGTTGGAAAAATTAAGAAAATAA
- the lspA gene encoding signal peptidase II, with translation MTKKTAIIKGILGFLLFFLADQGTKLLAVRNLKGKESVELIPGVLEFQYLENRGAAFGILQNQQWLFILLCCVFLVIAAYFYYRLPLEKKYWLFRLMAVLLAAGALGNLVDRILHKYVVDFIYFSLIHFPIFNVADCCVVIGGILMLFNVLVVYKEEDYSFLKWRRSR, from the coding sequence ATGACAAAAAAGACAGCGATAATCAAAGGAATTTTAGGATTTCTTCTCTTTTTTCTGGCGGATCAGGGAACAAAACTGCTGGCGGTGAGGAACTTGAAGGGAAAGGAAAGTGTGGAGCTTATTCCAGGAGTGCTGGAATTTCAATACTTGGAGAACAGAGGAGCGGCATTTGGGATTTTGCAGAACCAACAGTGGCTGTTTATTCTGCTGTGCTGTGTGTTTCTGGTGATAGCAGCCTATTTTTACTACCGACTGCCATTAGAGAAAAAATATTGGCTGTTTCGCCTGATGGCAGTTTTGCTTGCAGCCGGTGCTCTGGGAAACCTCGTGGACAGAATTTTACACAAGTATGTCGTGGACTTTATCTATTTCTCCCTCATTCATTTTCCTATCTTCAACGTGGCGGACTGCTGCGTGGTCATCGGAGGCATTTTGATGCTGTTCAACGTACTTGTGGTGTACAAAGAGGAAGACTATTCTTTTCTAAAATGGAGACGAAGTAGATGA
- a CDS encoding peptidoglycan DD-metalloendopeptidase family protein, translating into MKKRNYVYGLFLILMLCFGLGTMSYAEVTVHAAAVKKQNGWVTENGKKYYYIDGQKAKGKTKIGGKTYYFNSVHGYMQTGWYKTSAGNYYYFGDDGVMRTGVQEIESVQYYFKSSGRMTQDEIVTVKGKKYYYDKEGKLYKSGWLKDSKGEYRYFYRKDGHMLTGWNSINHKKYYFEPSTGVRYTGLRTIGGKKYYFNAVHGYMQTGWFKTQAGNCYYFGDDGVMRTGKQNIDSAEYYFQSSGRRAQNTIVTIGSKKYYYDENGKLYKGGWLDYKDGHTYYFYRKDGHMLKSCWITSKENGKTYKRYVRYNGWRAEGWLKNSKGEYRYFYRKDGHMLTGWNSINHKKYYFEPSTGVRYTGLRTIGGKKYYFNSVHGYMQTGWFKTQAGNYYYFGDDGVMRTGKQNIDSAEYYFQSSGRRAQNTIVTIGSKKYYYDKNGKLYKGGWLDYKDGHTYYFYRKDGHMLKSCWITSKENGKTYKYYVRYNGWRAEGWLKNSKGEYRYFYSKDGHMLTGANRINKKLYYFDPSTGVRQTGLMKINGKFYYFGSNGAAYASQWVKKGGKIYYASSSGALLLGWQDIGGDRYYFSKRYGFALTGFNHINKKLYYFYESTGIMARNTWVDSTHYMGSDGVWEEGKVNQANTLAWPLKSWSYISSYFGGRDSPGGIGSTNHMGIDIAANSGTPIYAAASGTIVIRQYSSSAGYYIQISHGTLNGKALETQYMHQSKFAPGLKVGDRVSKGQLIGYVGSTGNSTGPHLHFGVKANGSYVDPLDYVTEPKH; encoded by the coding sequence ATGAAGAAAAGAAATTATGTGTATGGTCTGTTTCTTATTCTTATGCTGTGCTTTGGTTTAGGCACAATGTCATATGCGGAGGTGACAGTTCACGCCGCGGCTGTGAAAAAGCAAAATGGCTGGGTCACGGAAAACGGTAAGAAGTATTACTATATCGACGGACAGAAAGCAAAGGGGAAGACGAAAATAGGTGGGAAAACCTACTATTTTAATTCTGTGCATGGCTATATGCAGACTGGATGGTATAAGACATCGGCAGGAAACTATTATTATTTCGGCGACGATGGTGTCATGCGTACCGGTGTTCAAGAAATCGAATCTGTACAGTATTACTTCAAGAGTTCTGGAAGAATGACTCAAGATGAGATTGTCACAGTAAAAGGAAAAAAGTATTATTACGATAAAGAAGGAAAGCTGTACAAAAGTGGTTGGCTGAAGGACTCTAAGGGAGAATACCGCTATTTCTACCGCAAGGATGGCCATATGCTCACAGGCTGGAACAGCATTAACCATAAGAAATATTATTTTGAACCGTCTACCGGTGTGCGGTATACAGGACTGCGCACAATCGGCGGAAAGAAATACTATTTCAATGCTGTACACGGCTATATGCAGACTGGGTGGTTTAAGACCCAGGCCGGAAATTGTTATTATTTTGGTGACGACGGCGTGATGCGCACTGGAAAGCAGAACATTGACTCAGCGGAGTATTATTTCCAAAGCTCCGGAAGAAGGGCACAGAATACCATCGTCACGATCGGTAGTAAAAAATACTACTATGACGAGAACGGCAAGCTGTACAAAGGCGGGTGGCTGGACTATAAAGATGGGCATACTTACTATTTTTACCGTAAAGACGGCCACATGTTAAAGAGTTGTTGGATTACCTCTAAGGAAAATGGAAAGACATATAAACGTTATGTCCGTTACAATGGCTGGAGAGCGGAAGGCTGGCTGAAGAACTCCAAGGGAGAATACCGCTATTTCTACCGCAAGGATGGCCATATGCTCACAGGCTGGAACAGCATTAACCATAAGAAATATTATTTTGAACCGTCTACCGGTGTGCGGTATACAGGACTGCGCACAATCGGCGGAAAGAAATACTATTTCAATTCTGTGCACGGCTATATGCAGACTGGATGGTTTAAGACCCAGGCCGGAAATTATTATTATTTCGGTGACGACGGCGTGATGCGCACTGGAAAGCAGAACATTGACTCAGCGGAGTATTATTTCCAGAGCTCCGGAAGAAGGGCACAGAATACCATCGTCACGATCGGTAGTAAAAAATACTACTATGACAAGAACGGCAAGCTGTACAAAGGCGGGTGGCTGGACTATAAAGACGGGCATACTTACTATTTTTACCGTAAAGACGGCCACATGTTAAAGAGTTGTTGGATTACCTCCAAGGAAAACGGAAAGACATACAAATACTATGTCCGTTACAATGGCTGGAGGGCGGAAGGCTGGTTGAAGAACTCCAAGGGAGAATACCGCTATTTCTACAGTAAAGACGGGCATATGCTCACAGGTGCGAATCGTATTAATAAAAAGTTGTATTATTTCGATCCATCCACCGGTGTACGCCAGACTGGCCTTATGAAGATTAACGGTAAATTTTACTACTTTGGTAGCAATGGCGCCGCTTACGCGAGCCAGTGGGTAAAAAAGGGTGGTAAAATTTATTACGCAAGCTCCAGCGGTGCTCTACTTTTAGGTTGGCAGGACATCGGAGGAGACCGGTATTATTTCAGTAAACGGTATGGATTTGCTTTGACAGGATTTAATCACATCAATAAAAAACTGTATTACTTTTATGAGAGTACGGGCATAATGGCCAGAAACACCTGGGTGGATTCCACACATTATATGGGAAGCGATGGAGTGTGGGAAGAAGGAAAAGTAAACCAAGCCAATACTCTAGCCTGGCCGCTCAAGAGTTGGTCTTACATCTCTAGTTATTTCGGAGGCAGAGATTCACCGGGGGGAATTGGCTCCACCAATCACATGGGCATTGATATTGCAGCGAACAGTGGAACTCCGATCTATGCGGCGGCTTCCGGAACTATTGTTATCCGTCAGTACAGTTCTTCTGCAGGCTACTATATTCAGATTTCCCACGGAACACTCAATGGGAAAGCGTTGGAAACCCAGTACATGCATCAGAGCAAGTTTGCTCCTGGGTTGAAAGTGGGAGATAGGGTGAGCAAAGGGCAGCTGATCGGTTATGTGGGCTCCACAGGTAATTCCACGGGACCGCATCTGCACTTTGGAGTGAAAGCCAACGGTTCTTATGTAGATCCACTGGATTATGTGACAGAACCAAAACATTAG
- a CDS encoding cell division protein SepF yields MGVFDKFLDAIKLNDDFEDDDFLDDDILDDDFDEIEEKPRKKFFDKFSKKKDLEFDEDMDDFDDEPVERASKRASKTAAASKVVERPTRQASRPAPSKITPMRNSKKASHNQTMEVCVIKPASMEDTREIADTLVDNSTVVLNLEGMDVELAQRIIDFTSGACYSLGGSLQKVSSYIFILTPYNVDITGDFQNILNGAVPSMRTGY; encoded by the coding sequence ATGGGTGTTTTTGATAAGTTTTTAGATGCCATTAAATTAAACGATGACTTTGAGGACGATGATTTTTTAGATGACGATATTCTGGACGACGATTTTGATGAGATAGAAGAAAAACCGCGAAAAAAGTTCTTTGATAAATTTTCTAAGAAGAAAGACCTTGAGTTCGATGAGGACATGGATGATTTTGATGACGAGCCAGTGGAGAGAGCCTCAAAAAGAGCATCTAAGACAGCGGCAGCTTCTAAAGTTGTAGAGAGGCCCACAAGGCAGGCTTCCAGACCGGCACCGTCTAAAATTACTCCAATGCGCAACTCCAAGAAAGCCAGCCATAATCAGACAATGGAAGTCTGTGTAATCAAACCTGCTTCCATGGAAGATACCAGGGAAATCGCGGACACATTGGTTGACAATTCTACGGTTGTGTTGAATCTGGAAGGAATGGACGTGGAACTGGCACAGAGGATTATTGATTTTACTTCCGGTGCTTGTTATTCTCTGGGCGGCAGCCTGCAGAAAGTGTCCAGCTATATTTTTATTCTGACTCCGTATAACGTGGACATCACGGGAGATTTCCAGAATATTTTAAACGGAGCGGTACCATCCATGAGGACAGGATATTGA
- the dtd gene encoding D-aminoacyl-tRNA deacylase, with product MRMVIQRVNHASVTVNEKVVGKIEKGFVVLIGVGQNDDRQTADKYLKKMLGLRIFKDENDKTNLSLSDVKGQLLMISQFTLYANCRKGNRPSFIEAGAPDMANELYEYMVEKAREQVSVVQTGCFGEHMKVSLENDGPFTVILDESLMG from the coding sequence ATGAGAATGGTGATACAGAGAGTAAATCACGCGAGCGTGACAGTAAATGAAAAAGTAGTGGGGAAAATTGAAAAAGGCTTTGTGGTGCTGATCGGTGTCGGACAAAATGACGACCGACAGACTGCTGATAAGTATTTAAAGAAGATGCTAGGCCTTAGAATTTTTAAGGATGAAAATGACAAGACAAACTTGTCTTTGAGCGATGTGAAGGGACAGCTGCTGATGATCTCACAATTTACGCTCTACGCGAACTGCAGGAAAGGAAACCGTCCCAGTTTCATAGAAGCCGGAGCGCCGGACATGGCGAATGAGCTCTATGAGTATATGGTAGAAAAAGCCAGGGAACAGGTTTCCGTAGTCCAGACAGGATGTTTTGGGGAACACATGAAGGTGAGTCTGGAAAACGATGGCCCATTTACAGTGATTCTGGATGAATCGCTGATGGGATAG
- a CDS encoding AAA family ATPase, giving the protein MKTNAIITIGRQYGSGGRQIGQEVARIFGIKCYDKELLEHAANDSGICKELFENHDEKPTNSFLYSLVMDTYSFGYSSAAFTDMPMNHKVFLAQFDAIKKLAAEGPCVMVGRCADYALADMKNAFSVFIHCDLDQRIKRISEKYDKKASASKDVILKTDKSRSSYYNYYTNKKWGEASSYHLCVDSGKFGIDGSVKAIVEAIKIFESTL; this is encoded by the coding sequence ATGAAAACAAATGCGATTATTACGATTGGAAGACAGTACGGAAGCGGCGGAAGACAGATTGGTCAGGAGGTTGCACGGATTTTTGGGATAAAATGTTATGACAAGGAATTGTTGGAACATGCAGCCAATGACAGCGGAATCTGTAAGGAATTGTTTGAAAATCATGATGAAAAGCCCACCAACAGTTTTCTGTACTCTCTAGTGATGGATACCTATTCTTTTGGATATTCCTCCGCGGCCTTTACAGACATGCCCATGAACCACAAAGTTTTTTTAGCGCAGTTTGACGCCATCAAGAAGCTGGCTGCGGAAGGCCCCTGTGTTATGGTAGGCAGGTGTGCAGATTATGCGCTCGCAGACATGAAGAATGCCTTCAGTGTCTTTATTCACTGTGATTTAGATCAAAGGATCAAGAGAATCTCAGAGAAATACGACAAGAAGGCAAGTGCTTCAAAAGATGTGATCTTAAAGACAGATAAGAGTCGTTCTAGCTACTATAATTATTATACGAATAAGAAATGGGGAGAGGCGTCCAGCTATCATCTCTGTGTGGACAGTGGAAAATTTGGAATCGACGGTTCCGTCAAGGCCATTGTGGAGGCGATCAAGATTTTCGAGAGTACCTTGTAG
- a CDS encoding YggS family pyridoxal phosphate-dependent enzyme, translated as MLSENLRDVEKKIEGACIRSGRNPKEVTLIAVSKTKPVEMLQEAYDAGAREFGENKVQEITAKYDQLPQDIHWHMIGHLQRNKVKYIVDKVKMIHSVDSLRLAETIDKEAQKKNVVVPVLIEVNVAEEDSKFGLSLEEVVSLIEAVSKLPNVRVQGLMTVAPFVENPEENREIFRSLKKLSVDITAKNINNVTMSVLSMGMTNDYEVAIEEGATMVRVGTGIFGARDYSR; from the coding sequence ATGCTGTCAGAAAATCTGAGAGATGTAGAGAAAAAAATTGAAGGTGCCTGTATAAGAAGTGGCAGAAATCCCAAAGAGGTGACTTTAATTGCAGTAAGCAAGACAAAGCCTGTGGAGATGCTTCAGGAGGCTTATGATGCGGGAGCTAGGGAGTTTGGGGAAAATAAGGTCCAGGAGATCACGGCGAAGTACGATCAGCTTCCCCAGGATATCCACTGGCACATGATCGGACATCTTCAGAGAAATAAAGTAAAATATATTGTGGACAAGGTTAAGATGATACACTCTGTGGATTCTCTGCGGCTGGCAGAGACCATTGACAAAGAGGCCCAGAAAAAAAATGTGGTGGTCCCAGTTTTGATCGAGGTCAATGTGGCTGAGGAGGACAGTAAATTCGGATTGTCATTGGAAGAAGTGGTCTCATTGATAGAGGCAGTCTCAAAACTTCCGAATGTGAGGGTTCAGGGACTGATGACGGTAGCTCCTTTTGTAGAAAATCCTGAGGAAAACCGCGAAATCTTTCGAAGTTTGAAAAAATTAAGTGTTGACATTACGGCCAAAAACATTAATAATGTTACTATGAGTGTGCTGAGTATGGGAATGACCAATGATTATGAAGTAGCGATTGAAGAAGGGGCAACCATGGTACGTGTAGGAACCGGTATTTTCGGCGCACGTGATTATTCACGATAA
- a CDS encoding AI-2E family transporter, whose protein sequence is MKFRWDNKYLYWGVTGFVVVAASMLFYFGIFQMGVLIRGISIFLHILMPILYGAAIAYLICPITNFLERKVFFRFLEHRHFHLSKRIKSVVRYVSILLSLVFMCCIIYSLLMMLLPELIRSIVNIIYNFPSYILSAQKWINDVLEGNSQLHSFFQEFLSQYSVKIEAYLTGNILPKLQETLQNFSEGVFDMLNVLKNLLIGAIVSVYILADKEGFVAKSKMWLYSFLSPERANVVIRSMRFTHKTFGGFINGKLLDSLIIGILCYIGTNLIGTPYATLISVVVGVTNVIPFFGPYLGAIPSAILILLVDPIQCIYFVIFVFALQQFDGNILGPKILGESTGLSSFMVILAILMGGGLFGIFGMFVGVPVCAVLYAMTWKIIRRSLKKRKLPTDAVDYYNIDCLDPKTLQPQKMENLNLRKKHHSHKKRAEEKEENHENGDTESKSRERDSK, encoded by the coding sequence ATGAAATTCCGTTGGGATAACAAATACTTGTATTGGGGTGTAACTGGGTTTGTCGTAGTGGCAGCCAGTATGCTTTTTTATTTCGGAATTTTCCAGATGGGCGTTTTAATTCGCGGTATCAGTATTTTTCTTCATATACTTATGCCAATCCTCTATGGAGCCGCGATTGCTTATCTGATTTGTCCAATCACCAATTTTCTGGAGAGAAAGGTATTCTTTCGATTCCTAGAGCACAGGCATTTTCATCTCTCCAAACGCATAAAGAGCGTGGTGCGCTATGTGAGTATTTTGCTTTCTCTCGTATTTATGTGCTGTATTATCTATTCACTGCTGATGATGCTGTTGCCTGAGCTAATACGAAGCATTGTGAATATTATCTATAATTTTCCAAGTTATATTTTAAGCGCACAGAAATGGATTAATGATGTTTTAGAAGGGAATTCTCAGCTCCATTCTTTTTTTCAAGAATTTCTCAGCCAGTATTCTGTGAAGATTGAGGCCTATCTCACTGGTAATATTCTGCCTAAACTGCAAGAGACGTTGCAGAATTTCTCAGAGGGCGTTTTTGACATGCTCAATGTGCTGAAAAATTTATTGATCGGAGCGATCGTATCGGTTTATATTTTGGCCGACAAAGAAGGGTTTGTAGCCAAGAGCAAGATGTGGCTCTACTCTTTTTTATCCCCGGAAAGGGCAAATGTGGTGATTCGCAGCATGAGATTCACCCACAAAACTTTCGGCGGCTTTATCAATGGTAAACTTCTGGACTCTCTGATTATTGGGATTCTCTGCTATATAGGGACCAATCTGATCGGAACTCCTTACGCCACATTGATCAGCGTCGTCGTAGGTGTGACAAATGTAATTCCATTTTTCGGTCCCTATCTGGGAGCGATTCCCAGTGCCATCCTGATTTTATTGGTGGACCCAATACAGTGTATCTATTTTGTGATTTTTGTTTTCGCGCTTCAGCAGTTTGACGGAAACATTTTAGGACCGAAAATTCTAGGAGAGTCCACAGGACTGTCCAGTTTCATGGTGATCCTGGCAATTTTAATGGGAGGCGGACTGTTCGGAATTTTTGGCATGTTTGTAGGAGTGCCGGTTTGTGCGGTGTTGTACGCGATGACCTGGAAAATTATTCGAAGGTCTCTGAAAAAGAGAAAACTGCCGACGGATGCAGTGGATTATTATAATATTGACTGTCTAGATCCTAAGACTTTGCAGCCTCAGAAGATGGAGAATTTAAATTTGAGGAAAAAACATCACAGTCATAAAAAGAGAGCGGAGGAGAAAGAAGAAAATCATGAGAATGGTGATACAGAGAGTAAATCACGCGAGCGTGACAGTAAATGA
- a CDS encoding RNA-binding protein, which translates to MDKDLLFEKRMKDLASRAYNRDIVLYTDFLNLDELHKIHSLISGSLPVTVCTFGGYDLAERQMAAFLPDALSYLMEEILSYPIVCLKIQPLSLKFSEKLSHRDYLGALLNLGLERSMLGDLLIDETGAYCFCKETMAGFIQDNLTRVRHTAVLTVQVMEMEELPQPKFREIQGTVPSIRLDVLIALAFGESRSRITPFIEGGKVFVNGRQITSNGYTPREKDLISVRQKGRFIYEQILTQTKKGRYRVSVKRYL; encoded by the coding sequence ATGGATAAAGATTTGTTATTTGAAAAACGAATGAAAGATTTGGCAAGCCGTGCCTACAACAGAGATATTGTGTTGTATACGGATTTTCTGAATCTGGATGAACTACATAAGATTCATAGCTTGATTTCGGGGAGCCTTCCAGTGACGGTTTGTACCTTCGGCGGCTATGATTTGGCAGAGCGTCAGATGGCAGCATTTCTCCCTGATGCTCTTTCTTACCTTATGGAGGAGATACTGAGCTATCCCATAGTCTGCCTTAAAATACAGCCTCTTTCTCTAAAGTTCTCAGAAAAGCTGTCCCACAGAGACTACTTAGGAGCTCTGCTGAATTTGGGACTGGAACGTTCCATGCTCGGAGATCTGCTGATTGATGAAACTGGAGCGTACTGTTTCTGTAAGGAGACGATGGCAGGCTTTATTCAAGACAACTTGACACGGGTGAGACATACGGCGGTCCTGACGGTTCAGGTTATGGAGATGGAGGAGCTTCCACAACCCAAATTCCGGGAGATCCAAGGAACCGTTCCCTCTATTCGTCTGGATGTCCTAATTGCACTGGCTTTCGGCGAGTCCAGAAGCAGAATCACTCCGTTCATTGAAGGAGGAAAGGTATTTGTCAATGGACGGCAGATCACATCTAATGGCTATACCCCAAGAGAGAAGGACCTGATTTCTGTCCGACAGAAAGGACGATTCATCTATGAGCAAATCCTGACTCAGACAAAGAAGGGGAGATACCGTGTTTCAGTGAAAAGATATCTATAA
- a CDS encoding tRNA 2-thiocytidine(32) synthetase TtcA, whose amino-acid sequence MKYQQLLSITRKAVDEFHLIEKGDKIAVGISGGKDSLTLLYALAGLRRFYPNPFELEAITVDMGFGDFHTDKIQQLCDKLEVPYTVVPTEISKIIFQDRKESNPCSLCAKMRKGALNEVAKKLNCNKIAYAHHKDDVVETMLLSLIFEGRFHTFSPMTYWDRMDLTLIRPLLYVDEADIIGFKNKYDLPVEKSACPADGNTKREYAKDLLRTLNLENPGVKQRMFTAILNADLKGWPTRYSRKS is encoded by the coding sequence ATGAAATATCAACAGTTGTTGAGCATCACTAGAAAAGCAGTCGATGAATTTCACCTGATAGAAAAAGGAGACAAAATCGCTGTGGGAATCTCCGGCGGAAAAGACAGTCTGACACTCTTATATGCATTGGCAGGGTTGAGACGTTTTTATCCAAATCCTTTTGAGCTAGAAGCAATCACAGTGGACATGGGATTTGGAGATTTCCACACGGATAAAATACAGCAGCTTTGTGACAAATTGGAAGTTCCCTACACTGTTGTTCCTACAGAGATTTCTAAAATCATCTTTCAGGACAGAAAAGAAAGCAACCCCTGTTCTCTCTGTGCCAAGATGAGAAAAGGGGCGCTTAATGAGGTTGCAAAAAAATTAAATTGTAATAAAATCGCCTATGCCCACCACAAGGATGATGTGGTAGAAACCATGCTGCTCTCGTTAATTTTTGAAGGGCGCTTCCACACGTTCTCCCCGATGACTTATTGGGACCGCATGGATCTCACACTCATCCGTCCTCTCTTGTATGTCGATGAGGCGGATATCATCGGTTTCAAAAACAAATACGATCTTCCTGTGGAGAAGAGCGCCTGTCCCGCTGACGGCAATACCAAACGCGAATACGCGAAAGATCTTCTGCGCACGTTAAATCTGGAAAATCCAGGCGTCAAGCAAAGAATGTTCACCGCCATTTTGAATGCAGACTTGAAAGGCTGGCCTACAAGGTACTCTCGAAAATCTTGA